The SAR324 cluster bacterium genomic sequence CTTCTATGCGGAAAGTTTCGTTATTTCCTCAGACCTTTCTAAATTCACTGAACTTCCAATTGCACTTCGCTGGTACGGATTTGAGCACTTGAATGACAGGGCAGGGATTGAGGATCTTGGGAATTTCTATGGACTCCACCCACTTCTAATTGAAGATATTGTCCATCAGAATCAAAGACCTAAACTAAATGATCAGGCGTTGGAGCAATTGCGTAGTTTGGGCAAAGGAAGTAATCTCTGGGATTTGGAGATCCAAGGATGCAATGTCCTCACTGTGCTCATCCAGACTACATCTTCTTTGGTAAGAATCGAGGGGCCCAACGCTACCGCTGCCAAGCTTGTCGACGAACCTTTCAGACGCTTCGCAGAGGCAAGGATCCAGCCCTCAAAGAACAGGCTCAAAAGCTATACCTTAAAGGACTGGGGCTCAGAGCCATTGGCAGAATCCTCGGAGTGCATCACAAAACTCTCTCCCGCT encodes the following:
- a CDS encoding helix-turn-helix domain-containing protein; the protein is MQCPHCAHPDYIFFGKNRGAQRYRCQACRRTFQTLRRGKDPALKEQAQKLYLKGLGLRAIGRILGVHHKTLSR